A region from the Vicia villosa cultivar HV-30 ecotype Madison, WI linkage group LG3, Vvil1.0, whole genome shotgun sequence genome encodes:
- the LOC131659198 gene encoding uncharacterized protein LOC131659198 yields the protein MFYHLIGEKAVYYTDHERMENILEKESVTESMFSLLLIANGLYEEAAQLTYGQFVSKFVYDKKKRTRKPRKKGFTIGRLIWVPPTTGELYYLRMMLTIVKGPKTYEDIQKVGDTQYHTFREAGFAMGFLTDDREYIGAIIEASVWGSGHFLRKLLVIVLLSGVVSRPVYLWNETWKCLSDGILHHQHILVNNLGLSVSNMSYLKLMFCTTILAPVILLPVSFTLELSEDDVKNLTLTEIEILLQANRRTLADFKPIPYSDGYVIEQLGNRLIYEERSYNVAVMKSEFQSLYKALTDEQHGIYDEIMMAEENQRGGVFFLHGYGGTGKTYMWKTLATSLRSKHEILLIVASRGIASLLLPGGRTTHSKFKLPVPTLENSTCKIDYDDDYRELLQQRGQSDQEKKDIADFSKWLLKLGEGRIAEPNDGYADIEIPKNILIEDYQDPIVSIVESTYPSFLDNYQSYAYLKSRAILASTIEVVDQINNHILNLMPGESKEYYSSNTVDQSEIHDSSILQVLTPEFLSSLRTSGLPNHQITLKVGCPIMLMRNIDQSEGLCNNIRLIVTKMENHVIEAQIMGGKGHGKVTYIPRMDMSPSQSPWPFKLSRRQFPIIVSYAMTINKSQGQSLDWIGLYIPKDVFSHGQLYVAISRVTSKKEIKILIHDDNNKP from the exons ATGTTTTACCATCTGATTGGTGAGAAGGCTGTTTACTATACCGATCATGAAAGAATGGAGAACATACTAGAGAAAGAAAGTGTAACAGAATCAATGTTCAGTTTATTGTTGATTGCTAATGGACTGTATGAAGAAGCTGCTCAATTAACTTATGGACAGTTTGTTTCAAAATTTGTCTACGATAAGAAGAAGAGAACACGGAAGCCCCGCAAAAAAGGATTTACCATTGGCCGCCTAATTTGGGTTCCACCCACGACAGGAGAATTATATTATCTTAGGATGATGCTCACTATTGTCAAAGGACCGAAAACTTATGAAGATATCCAAAAGGTTGGTGATACACAATATCATACATTTCGTGAAGCAGGTTTTGCAATGGGTTTCCTTACGGATGATAGGGAATATATTGGTGCAATTATAGAAGCAAGTGTCTGGGGTTCTGGACATTTTCTTCGGAAATTATTGGTCATTGTGTTGTTGTCGGGTGTTGTAAGTAGACCTGTGTATTTATGGAATGAAACATGGAAATGCCTTTCTGACGGTATTTTACACCATCAGCACATTTTAGTCAACAATCTAGGTTTGTCAGTTTCAAATATGTCTTACTTGAAACTCATGTTCTGCACCACTATCTTAGCGCCTGTTATTCTACTTCCAGTATCGTTTACC CTGGAACTGAGTGAAGATGATGTTAAGAATCTAACTCTAACGGAAATTGAAATCTTACTCCAAGCTAATAGGAGAACACTTGCTGACTTCAAGCCAATTCCATATTCGGACGGTTATGTTATTGAACAGCTAGGAAACAGGCTTATCTATGAAGAAAGAAGCTACAATGTTGCGGTTATGAAGTCCGAATTCCAATCACTTTACAAAGCTCTGACAG ATGAACAACATGGTATCTATGATGAAATCATGATGGCGGAGGAGAATCAAAGGGGAGGAGTATTTTTCTTGCATGGCTATGGGGGTACCGGCAAAACTTACATGTGGAAAACACTTGCAACGTCTTTGAGATCAAAACATGAAATTTTATTAATTGTTGCTTCAAGAGGAATAGCGTCTTTATTGTTACCTGGAGGTAGAACAACACATTCTAAGTTCAAACTTCCTGTACCAACTTTAGAAAATTCTACTTGCAAGATTGACTATGATGATGACTACAGAGAACTACTACAACAAA GAGGTCAATCTGATCAAGAGAAGAAAGATATTGCTGATTTTTCCAAGTGGCTTCTAAAACTAGGTGAGGGCAGGATAGCCGAGCCAAATGATGGATATGCCGACATTGAAATTCCAAAGAACATTTTAATTGAAGACTATCAAGACCCTATTGTTTCCATCGTGGAAAGTACTTATCCTTCTTTCTTGGATAATTACCAATCATACGCTTACCTCAAAAGTCGGGCTATTTTAGCATCAACCATTGAAGTTGTTGATCAAATAAATAATCACATACTTAACTTGATGCCAG GAGAATCAAAGGAATATTATAGTTCTAACACAGTCGACCAGTCAGAAATTCATGACAGTAGCATCCTTCAAGTTCTAACTCCTGAATTTCTCAGCTCATTGCGAACTTCTGGATTGCCAAACCATCAAATAACATTAAAGGTTGGATGCCCAATTATGCTTATGCGAAACATTGATCAATCTGAGGGTTTGTGCAACAATATTAGATTAATTGTTACCAAAATGGAAAATCACGTAATTGAAGCTCAAATAATGGGGGGGAAAGGACATGGCAAAGTTACCTACATCCCAAGGATGGATATGTCACCATCCCAATCACCTTGGCCTTTCAAGTTGAGTAGGAGACAATTCCCAATCATTGTATCTTATGCAATGACAATCAACAAATCACAAGGACAATcgttggattggattggattatATATTCCTAAAGATGTCTTTAGTCATGGCCAATTATACGTGGCTATATCAAGAGTGAcaagtaaaaaagaaataaagattttGATTCACGACGACAACAACAAGCCATAG